One Fuerstiella marisgermanici DNA window includes the following coding sequences:
- a CDS encoding TadE/TadG family type IV pilus assembly protein → MRAINNTTTKAKNRRRGIAATEFAVCLPILLVLIVGTIEACSMIYLKQTLSVAAYEGIRASIKPSATTADVTAACNRILTDRNVQGGTVTITPSDFETQPVQTWITVRVHATGGSNSVIAGWFYDALVVDGQATMMKEF, encoded by the coding sequence ATGCGGGCCATAAACAACACAACGACCAAAGCGAAGAACCGCCGACGCGGAATTGCAGCCACGGAATTTGCCGTGTGTCTTCCGATTCTGCTTGTGCTGATCGTCGGAACCATCGAAGCCTGTTCAATGATCTATCTGAAGCAGACGCTAAGCGTGGCTGCCTACGAAGGAATTCGAGCGTCGATCAAGCCGAGTGCCACGACAGCAGATGTTACTGCAGCATGCAATCGGATTCTGACTGACAGAAACGTCCAGGGAGGAACAGTGACGATTACCCCTTCTGATTTCGAAACACAGCCCGTGCAGACATGGATCACAGTACGTGTTCATGCGACTGGCGGTTCAAATTCGGTGATTGCCGGCTGGTTTTACGACGCGCTTGTCGTCGACGGCCAGGCCACCATGATGAAGGAATTCTAA
- a CDS encoding TadE/TadG family type IV pilus assembly protein: MVEFVVVAPVFFLLLFAGIEFAVLGTIRSTANNAAYEGARKLVIPGAVASDGITEATRIMGIVGVNNLTVTTTPTVIDETTQDVTVNVSIPYDNNAVFVPWFAGGLVINASSTLKTERYGGISAGP; this comes from the coding sequence ATGGTTGAGTTTGTCGTCGTTGCGCCAGTCTTCTTTCTTCTGCTGTTTGCGGGGATTGAATTTGCAGTGCTGGGAACGATCCGCTCAACGGCCAACAATGCAGCCTACGAAGGGGCTCGCAAACTCGTGATTCCAGGCGCGGTCGCCAGTGACGGGATCACCGAAGCGACTCGCATTATGGGCATCGTGGGCGTGAACAACCTGACGGTCACAACCACGCCAACGGTCATCGACGAAACGACTCAGGACGTCACCGTCAATGTCAGCATTCCGTACGACAACAACGCCGTGTTCGTACCCTGGTTCGCTGGTGGGCTGGTGATTAACGCGTCAAGTACACTGAAAACCGAACGCTACGGCGGAATCTCGGCTGGCCCGTAG
- a CDS encoding vWA domain-containing protein, whose amino-acid sequence MRKLPFTRTLQQPSSRRQGAILMLIVLCVPVILAFSAFAINIAWMQLTRTELRTATDAAARAGSRTLSLSQSPATARASAKAAASRNTVAGDGLTLNDADVVFGSSERTGVAKWSFTPAADSDPELNGVRIVGSRTAGSPDGPITMLFAGMFDRSNFEPVKSATASQLDRDVMLVLDRSGSMGTVTPGGTRWTDLKLAVDAFLAALALTPQDEFVGLATYSTTSTLDENLALSYTPVQTNISSITPNGWTAIGLGLQDGITGVLDPSYTRPNAAKTILLMTDGNHNTDLDPVGVAQTAHDTHNITVHTITFSSGADQTHMQQVAAAGGGKHWHADDQAQLISVFEEIANNLPTLITE is encoded by the coding sequence ATGAGAAAGCTGCCATTTACGCGAACTTTGCAGCAACCGTCTTCTCGCCGTCAGGGCGCGATACTAATGCTGATCGTGTTGTGCGTTCCCGTGATTCTGGCGTTCTCTGCGTTTGCGATTAACATCGCCTGGATGCAACTGACGCGCACCGAACTGCGAACCGCGACCGACGCGGCCGCTCGAGCCGGAAGCCGGACTCTAAGTCTTAGTCAAAGCCCCGCAACCGCGCGTGCGTCTGCTAAAGCCGCCGCGTCGCGGAATACCGTCGCCGGAGATGGGCTGACGCTAAACGATGCCGACGTGGTTTTCGGATCGTCCGAACGAACGGGCGTGGCAAAGTGGAGCTTCACACCTGCAGCGGATTCTGATCCGGAACTCAATGGCGTGCGAATCGTCGGAAGCCGGACAGCAGGTTCACCAGACGGTCCCATCACGATGCTGTTTGCTGGCATGTTCGATCGCAGCAACTTCGAACCCGTCAAGTCGGCGACGGCTTCACAGTTGGACCGAGACGTAATGCTGGTCCTCGACCGATCCGGATCGATGGGCACTGTCACGCCTGGTGGCACGCGTTGGACGGACCTGAAACTGGCTGTCGACGCCTTCCTGGCTGCTCTGGCTCTTACGCCACAGGATGAATTCGTCGGACTGGCCACCTATTCAACGACTTCAACACTGGACGAAAATTTGGCACTGAGTTACACGCCGGTTCAGACAAACATCAGCAGCATTACACCCAACGGCTGGACGGCCATCGGACTGGGTTTGCAGGATGGAATCACCGGAGTGCTGGATCCATCGTACACTCGGCCGAACGCCGCGAAGACGATTCTGCTGATGACGGACGGAAATCATAACACGGACCTCGATCCCGTCGGCGTCGCTCAAACGGCTCACGATACGCACAATATTACGGTCCACACCATCACGTTTAGCAGCGGAGCTGACCAGACGCACATGCAGCAGGTAGCGGCCGCAGGTGGCGGTAAGCACTGGCATGCTGACGACCAGGCTCAGCTGATTTCAGTGTTCGAAGAAATCGCCAACAACCTTCCGACGTTAATCACTGAGTAG
- a CDS encoding DUF4185 domain-containing protein — translation MMPCNNHAQPRCFISACFFVLIAVTCADETLAAEPFRIRVVDDENGWPVPLVEFRTTHDVRFVSDNAGVIAVDLPEVMNVETWFHVEGHGYSVKADAFGYRGVRITPRPGESNTVKVHRELPARRLGRITGGGLFAESQKLGEHAGWTEQGIFGCDSVQNASHNGRMFWIWGDTTLPNYPLGRFHSIGATSHLQPLKSFEPPAALRYSYFTDAKQVPRNLAKLPGDGPTWLSGLVSLPDSHGTQRLGATYSKIKPPLEEYERGLCVWNEEAAEFQKHLVIWEKSDAAPKPPSSPVGHAVFRTDENGQKSVLFGDPFPTLQCDATFEAWSDPKSWKALVPQESVPAVDSGVSVKPHRGGVAWNEFRKKWVTVFTQMYGKSSALGEIWYAEADSPTGPWQNAIHVVTHNKYTFYNPSLHPEFTPADSPILLFEATYTKTFSSTTAPTPRHNYNQVLYRLDLDELADRLPSP, via the coding sequence ATGATGCCATGCAACAACCACGCCCAGCCGCGCTGTTTTATTTCAGCTTGTTTCTTCGTCTTAATAGCCGTCACCTGCGCCGACGAGACACTGGCGGCCGAACCGTTTCGCATTCGTGTGGTGGATGACGAAAACGGCTGGCCGGTGCCGCTGGTTGAATTTCGAACGACTCACGACGTCCGTTTCGTTTCGGACAATGCTGGCGTGATCGCCGTCGACTTGCCGGAAGTGATGAACGTTGAAACGTGGTTCCACGTTGAAGGGCACGGTTATTCTGTGAAAGCCGATGCATTCGGCTATCGTGGCGTCCGAATCACGCCTCGCCCTGGCGAATCGAACACGGTGAAAGTTCATCGTGAGCTGCCTGCGAGGCGACTCGGCCGGATCACGGGCGGCGGCTTGTTTGCCGAGAGTCAAAAGCTTGGCGAACATGCAGGCTGGACTGAGCAGGGAATATTCGGCTGCGACAGTGTTCAAAACGCGTCTCACAACGGGCGGATGTTCTGGATTTGGGGTGACACGACTCTGCCAAATTATCCCCTGGGGCGTTTTCATTCCATCGGGGCGACGTCGCACTTGCAGCCGCTGAAATCCTTCGAACCACCTGCCGCATTACGGTATTCGTATTTCACGGATGCGAAGCAGGTGCCGCGAAACCTGGCGAAGCTGCCTGGCGACGGGCCGACATGGTTGTCCGGTCTGGTCAGTCTTCCGGACAGCCACGGTACACAGCGGTTGGGAGCGACGTACTCAAAAATTAAGCCGCCGCTCGAAGAATACGAACGAGGCCTGTGCGTGTGGAATGAAGAGGCAGCAGAGTTCCAGAAGCATTTGGTGATCTGGGAAAAGTCGGACGCCGCACCGAAGCCACCGTCAAGCCCCGTTGGCCACGCGGTGTTCCGCACGGACGAGAACGGGCAGAAGTCGGTACTGTTTGGTGACCCGTTTCCGACGCTTCAATGCGACGCGACGTTTGAAGCCTGGTCTGATCCGAAGTCATGGAAAGCACTGGTGCCACAGGAATCCGTACCAGCGGTCGATTCCGGTGTGAGCGTCAAACCGCATCGTGGTGGCGTGGCGTGGAATGAGTTTCGCAAAAAGTGGGTGACGGTTTTCACGCAGATGTACGGAAAGTCGTCGGCTTTAGGTGAAATCTGGTACGCCGAAGCTGACTCTCCCACGGGCCCATGGCAGAACGCGATTCACGTGGTAACTCACAATAAGTACACCTTCTACAACCCCAGCCTGCACCCGGAATTCACGCCAGCCGATTCGCCCATTCTTTTATTCGAAGCGACGTACACCAAAACGTTCTCGAGCACCACAGCGCCGACGCCGCGGCACAACTACAACCAGGTTCTGTACCGGCTCGACCTAGACGAACTGGCTGACCGTCTCCCGTCACCATAA
- a CDS encoding DUF6263 family protein → MRTLLWHPLLFGCLLLPAIPAAAQTTVWGLQQGDRFNVETLVKQQTTLELEGRPPTTATSKERIEIQYTVFSALPDETVVHARVTNITDVDDSQTAESARVLDRQSRQLGRVPVTMSIDPAGVVRHTQGLDAVIRQMSGVNKRSQKLLQQAVSKDAVATWVHQPFWLSPLKMPLAKEQSWERTSVFSLGLLGSVHTALTFSVSEADEESADITIAGNARHVPSAAGASSATVRLAFEDATAEVQEFGGSGRLILQQRSGNEDEDSTDEESRDEDDSEIDSARPQRPASRRPWFEQLQLEWKVTGTATVKSGDRRVPLKFEHHQTQTSRLLPGYVTGAPRRFTPFLPSPMPR, encoded by the coding sequence ATGAGAACTCTTCTTTGGCACCCACTGCTGTTTGGGTGCCTGCTGTTGCCGGCGATTCCCGCGGCCGCTCAAACCACTGTCTGGGGGCTTCAACAGGGCGACCGCTTTAACGTTGAAACACTGGTGAAACAGCAGACGACGCTTGAGCTGGAAGGCCGCCCACCCACAACTGCCACATCAAAAGAACGCATCGAAATCCAGTACACTGTGTTTTCGGCGCTGCCCGACGAAACTGTCGTTCACGCTCGAGTAACGAATATCACCGACGTCGATGATTCGCAGACCGCAGAATCCGCTCGCGTGCTGGACCGACAGTCACGCCAATTGGGGCGAGTTCCAGTGACAATGTCTATCGATCCCGCCGGTGTCGTCCGCCACACTCAGGGTTTGGATGCGGTGATTCGACAAATGTCGGGCGTTAACAAGCGTTCGCAGAAGTTGCTACAGCAGGCCGTGTCGAAAGATGCTGTTGCGACCTGGGTTCACCAACCGTTCTGGCTGTCGCCACTGAAAATGCCTCTGGCTAAGGAACAGTCGTGGGAACGCACCAGCGTTTTTTCTTTGGGGTTACTGGGAAGTGTGCACACGGCTTTGACGTTTTCTGTTTCAGAAGCAGACGAAGAATCAGCAGACATCACGATTGCCGGCAATGCCCGACATGTACCGTCGGCGGCCGGCGCCAGTTCAGCGACCGTCCGACTGGCCTTTGAGGACGCCACAGCGGAAGTTCAGGAATTCGGTGGCTCAGGGCGCCTCATCCTTCAGCAACGATCCGGCAACGAAGACGAAGATTCGACGGACGAGGAATCACGGGACGAGGACGATTCCGAGATCGACAGTGCTCGCCCGCAGCGACCGGCAAGCCGTCGACCGTGGTTTGAGCAATTGCAGCTGGAATGGAAGGTGACCGGCACAGCAACGGTGAAGTCTGGCGACCGCCGTGTCCCGCTAAAGTTTGAGCACCATCAGACGCAGACGTCGCGGTTATTGCCAGGCTACGTCACTGGCGCGCCTCGCCGATTCACTCCGTTTCTTCCGTCACCGATGCCCCGTTAA
- a CDS encoding bifunctional nuclease family protein, which yields MQLTRVIISEINDQQAIYLKEVDGVRTFPILIGEFEANIINRRLLEEPPHRPLTHDLLRMVIHALGGEPLEVVVSEIKDHTYFAVLKLQQNDQLIDIDCRPSDAIALSAHYDPPLPIYVAEEVLDEVS from the coding sequence ATGCAGCTTACCCGAGTTATAATCTCGGAAATCAATGACCAGCAGGCCATTTACCTGAAGGAAGTGGACGGCGTTCGCACGTTTCCGATCCTGATTGGTGAATTCGAAGCCAACATCATCAACCGCCGACTGCTGGAAGAGCCACCTCATCGCCCGCTGACTCATGACCTGCTGCGTATGGTGATTCATGCTCTGGGCGGAGAGCCATTAGAAGTGGTTGTGTCTGAGATCAAGGACCACACCTATTTTGCAGTGCTGAAGCTACAACAGAACGATCAATTGATCGACATCGACTGCCGCCCGAGCGATGCCATTGCACTTTCGGCTCACTATGATCCGCCGCTGCCCATCTATGTGGCCGAAGAAGTTCTGGACGAAGTAAGCTGA
- a CDS encoding SHOCT domain-containing protein yields the protein MPQLSDSGRQLVQDLAQKHGVSADGVTHMLVAVHNGNGSMAQFNHPDFSGSGQWMRGGMTMVSDLFNQQLKWRVSSLCEDIACHLANHQFAPFSGSFQSQSQNGVTSQSQASGQMGSNNSLFVPDPEANWWPQELGSPNAVGSQNSVKYAYFAEIHRLAVTTGGEPWVYDTLDHRIGGFGQQQGGGASITFTSQYGTVNLSTLPVVSRAGVTQPPVTQPVSESVDSAAQNPTTDDYTTSGADDAGTSQYANPGPVANEDVLQTLERLGGLMEKGYLSKEEFDSKKSELLKRI from the coding sequence GTGCCCCAACTCTCTGATTCCGGACGCCAGCTCGTACAGGATCTCGCTCAGAAGCACGGCGTGTCTGCCGACGGAGTGACTCATATGCTGGTGGCCGTCCACAACGGCAACGGCTCGATGGCTCAGTTCAACCACCCGGATTTCAGCGGCTCCGGCCAATGGATGCGCGGTGGGATGACAATGGTCAGTGATCTGTTCAACCAACAGCTGAAGTGGCGAGTCAGTTCGCTTTGCGAAGACATTGCCTGCCACCTGGCGAACCATCAATTCGCGCCGTTTAGCGGATCGTTCCAGTCACAAAGCCAGAACGGAGTGACTTCGCAGTCGCAGGCGTCAGGTCAGATGGGGTCAAACAACAGCCTATTCGTTCCAGACCCTGAGGCAAACTGGTGGCCGCAGGAACTGGGTTCACCCAACGCAGTCGGTTCACAGAACAGTGTGAAGTACGCTTACTTCGCAGAAATTCATCGACTGGCCGTCACGACCGGCGGCGAACCATGGGTGTACGACACGCTGGACCATCGAATCGGCGGGTTCGGCCAGCAACAGGGCGGCGGCGCCTCCATCACGTTTACCAGTCAATATGGAACGGTCAACTTATCCACTCTGCCGGTCGTCTCGCGAGCTGGCGTGACTCAGCCGCCTGTCACTCAACCAGTCAGCGAATCAGTCGACAGTGCTGCACAGAATCCGACAACCGACGACTATACAACGTCAGGCGCAGACGACGCTGGGACGTCTCAATACGCCAATCCGGGGCCGGTCGCCAACGAAGACGTCCTGCAAACACTCGAACGCCTTGGCGGGCTAATGGAAAAAGGCTACCTGTCGAAGGAAGAATTCGACAGCAAGAAAAGCGAACTGCTTAAACGGATTTAA
- a CDS encoding TlpA family protein disulfide reductase encodes MKVKWQLSALLLSGSVIVGCGDSADSTVSDTSGGTAAPASAAAAPAAPAAPKIALDPIMEGLADAFEDPAEFGQIKDAYETAPTDVEAVQTYAGTLLSLAMMHAQDGRQELSDEALTRAGSVIKKAETAGVEFPESDLRPTIYYGYACVQAKQGQGKQALETLNRAIETGFNNLNMLKADEDLASVRELADYPTQLTAWEGHFEELKRRNEELQKQHAKEALAKGEGFPFDFDLVDINGKPLKLDAFKGRVCIVDIWATWCGPCRQEVPHFVKLQDKYRDYGFQMIGLNQENAPSEEAKAELVKNFAANNSMNYPCALITDEVLAQVPDLKGFPTTLFIDHHGKVRMTAVGYHDYTYMATVVEALLTEQAAERKAATN; translated from the coding sequence ATGAAGGTTAAATGGCAACTCTCTGCTTTGCTTCTCAGTGGAAGCGTAATCGTCGGCTGTGGAGACTCTGCGGATTCGACAGTCTCTGACACATCAGGCGGAACGGCTGCGCCAGCGAGTGCCGCTGCGGCTCCAGCTGCACCTGCCGCTCCAAAGATCGCGTTAGACCCGATCATGGAAGGACTCGCAGATGCCTTCGAAGATCCTGCAGAATTCGGCCAGATCAAAGACGCATACGAAACGGCACCAACAGACGTCGAAGCGGTCCAGACCTATGCCGGCACGCTGCTGAGCCTGGCGATGATGCACGCTCAGGACGGTCGACAGGAACTGTCAGACGAAGCTCTGACCCGAGCCGGTTCGGTCATTAAGAAGGCGGAAACAGCCGGTGTTGAGTTCCCGGAATCCGACCTGCGACCAACCATTTACTACGGATACGCCTGCGTTCAGGCCAAGCAGGGTCAGGGCAAACAGGCTCTGGAAACTCTTAACCGAGCGATCGAAACCGGCTTCAACAATCTGAACATGTTGAAGGCCGACGAAGACCTCGCATCCGTTCGAGAACTGGCTGACTACCCGACTCAGTTGACGGCATGGGAAGGTCACTTCGAAGAACTTAAGCGTCGCAACGAAGAACTGCAGAAGCAGCATGCCAAAGAAGCTTTGGCTAAGGGCGAAGGCTTTCCGTTTGATTTCGATCTGGTCGACATCAATGGCAAACCTCTGAAGCTGGACGCGTTCAAAGGTCGAGTTTGCATCGTCGACATTTGGGCCACCTGGTGCGGTCCATGTCGTCAGGAAGTTCCTCACTTCGTGAAGCTGCAGGACAAATATCGCGACTACGGTTTCCAGATGATCGGCTTGAATCAGGAAAACGCTCCGAGCGAAGAAGCAAAAGCCGAACTGGTCAAAAACTTCGCGGCCAACAACAGCATGAACTACCCATGTGCGTTGATCACGGACGAAGTGCTGGCTCAGGTGCCTGACCTGAAAGGCTTCCCGACCACGCTGTTCATCGATCATCACGGAAAAGTACGCATGACGGCCGTTGGCTATCACGACTACACCTACATGGCCACTGTTGTTGAAGCATTGCTGACGGAGCAGGCAGCCGAACGGAAAGCCGCGACCAACTAA
- a CDS encoding sodium:solute symporter — MPTASPVDLIVVGVYLIAVTALGCFMSRRTHTADEFMSAGRSLPGWVVGLSIIGTFVSSISFVANPGKTFSGTWLPFVFSLSLPYAAWVATVFFVPFFRNCGSLSAYEHLEKRFGTWARVYSALFNVMYHVGRIGMILYGVSLAVTALIDVPISTIILCLGVLVIAYTLLGGIEAVIWTDVVQSIILVGGMLICLVVLVMNVPGGVAGIIEGASQPLQNKLSLGSMDLSFAKTASGSSTFLTMLTFGFFINLQNFAADQTFVQRYFTARTEADARRSVWMGAIAYLPISAILFFLGTGLFVFYQLNGELPADRKPDEVLPFFIMSELPTGLAGLLIAAILAAAMSTVDSSLNSSATLLLCDVQNRFFRRGVQQVDGSYKADDKFDLRFLRLMTIVLGVLGIAVALAMVSSRGHMLDVWWKISGILSGGTLGLILLARFTKAEGAFGAALGVVSGVSAITLVTVAHMPDLPQWLQPVYSKLAPVRDLLDPLMAVVVGTSIVFLVGAVLSKRPKQLSA, encoded by the coding sequence ATGCCAACTGCCAGTCCCGTAGACCTGATCGTTGTCGGCGTCTACCTGATTGCCGTGACTGCCCTCGGCTGCTTCATGTCCCGTCGAACTCACACGGCCGACGAATTCATGTCGGCCGGTCGTTCGCTGCCTGGCTGGGTGGTTGGGCTGTCGATCATTGGTACGTTCGTCAGCAGTATCAGCTTCGTAGCGAACCCCGGTAAGACATTTTCCGGTACGTGGCTTCCGTTTGTTTTTTCTTTATCGCTGCCGTACGCCGCCTGGGTTGCCACCGTTTTCTTTGTGCCCTTTTTCCGAAACTGCGGCAGCCTGTCGGCTTATGAGCATCTGGAAAAACGCTTCGGCACCTGGGCTCGCGTGTATTCGGCGCTGTTTAACGTGATGTATCACGTTGGCCGCATCGGCATGATTCTGTATGGCGTTTCGCTCGCCGTAACGGCTCTTATCGACGTGCCGATTTCCACGATCATCCTTTGCCTGGGCGTTCTGGTGATCGCTTACACATTGCTGGGCGGCATTGAAGCCGTCATCTGGACCGATGTCGTGCAGAGCATCATTCTGGTCGGTGGAATGCTGATCTGTCTTGTTGTGCTGGTGATGAATGTGCCCGGCGGCGTTGCGGGAATTATTGAAGGGGCGTCGCAGCCTTTACAGAATAAACTCTCGCTGGGCAGCATGGACCTCAGCTTCGCAAAGACGGCCAGCGGAAGCTCCACTTTCTTGACGATGTTGACCTTTGGCTTCTTTATCAACCTGCAAAACTTCGCGGCCGACCAGACCTTCGTGCAACGCTATTTTACGGCTCGCACAGAAGCGGACGCACGCCGAAGTGTGTGGATGGGAGCCATCGCGTATCTGCCGATCTCTGCGATTCTGTTCTTCCTCGGCACGGGCCTGTTCGTTTTCTACCAGCTTAATGGCGAATTACCGGCCGACCGAAAACCCGATGAAGTACTACCATTTTTCATCATGTCGGAACTGCCGACAGGTCTGGCCGGGCTGCTGATTGCCGCGATTCTGGCGGCGGCGATGAGTACCGTTGATTCATCATTAAACAGTTCGGCCACCTTGTTATTGTGCGATGTTCAGAATCGTTTCTTCCGGCGTGGTGTGCAGCAGGTCGACGGTTCATACAAGGCCGATGACAAGTTCGACCTTCGATTCCTCCGCTTGATGACGATCGTCCTGGGCGTACTCGGCATCGCCGTGGCTTTGGCGATGGTTAGCAGTCGAGGCCACATGCTGGACGTGTGGTGGAAAATTTCCGGCATCCTCAGCGGCGGAACTCTGGGCCTGATTCTGCTGGCGAGGTTCACTAAAGCGGAAGGTGCATTCGGTGCCGCTTTAGGAGTCGTCTCTGGCGTGTCCGCCATCACGTTGGTCACGGTCGCTCACATGCCAGACCTTCCACAGTGGTTGCAGCCCGTTTACAGCAAGCTGGCCCCCGTGCGCGACTTGCTGGACCCGCTGATGGCTGTCGTGGTCGGCACGTCGATCGTGTTTCTGGTGGGAGCCGTGTTGTCGAAGCGGCCTAAGCAGCTTTCCGCGTGA